Proteins encoded by one window of Maridesulfovibrio ferrireducens:
- a CDS encoding ATP-dependent endonuclease — MKICKITVENFRLLKDFSIDLEDELSLVVGKNNVGKTSLLTVLEKFLGSKSKGSIAFDDFNIEFKNYLYKLIEDKDANIEEGEQLGIKLRLYIKYNEDDDLSNISSVLMDLDPENNYVILGFDYLFKNIALQQAKQDFAVFVEKKGAEKKCDLIRLFLSKKYSDYFDLDIKSLAYNIKSSAISEDVFISLLKENISLKNILNFQCISARRDVSNKGNEGSLSSQTSEIYRRIESSDDQSKTVDDFQEKLAETDYELTGIYSKLFQDVIEKVRKFGGIVSDESAIEIVSTLQHRELLAENTTVTYTHGDESLPEHYNGLGYMNLISIIFQIEILVTKFRRSKKEKPADINLLFIEEPEAHTHPQMQYIFIKNIKSLLAEGIVREDEDNRKLQYVISSHSSHIVSESDFNDIKYLKKETSNSVVARNLSDLEKYYTEKGEEKQYRFLKQYLTLNRAELFFADKAILIEGDTERILLPAMMKKLDQEESENALLSQNISIVEVGAYSHIFEIFIDFIGMKKCLIITDVDSCLMDPQFEDDEKKVPKNNAEGTQKTVVKACPVLHPEASITSNYSLLHFHNVLREGSLDYFKKLPLEEKVLNVKDGARVSDIDGNILLVYQTESDGYYPRSFEDAFFHINMDFLQDDKNDFESLTKKWFKDFCSGKIDSYCLAEKGVIKKPSLAIEILLNSNNDEAENQFSNWKIPIYIREGLEWLRK, encoded by the coding sequence ATGAAAATTTGCAAGATCACAGTCGAAAACTTTCGTTTGTTAAAAGATTTTTCCATTGATTTAGAAGATGAACTTTCATTAGTTGTTGGAAAGAATAATGTAGGTAAAACTTCTTTGCTGACTGTATTAGAAAAATTTTTGGGTTCAAAGTCCAAAGGTAGTATAGCTTTTGATGATTTCAATATTGAGTTTAAAAATTATCTCTACAAATTAATAGAAGATAAAGATGCCAACATTGAAGAAGGGGAACAGTTGGGCATTAAGCTTAGACTTTATATTAAATACAATGAAGATGATGACCTATCAAATATAAGTTCTGTCTTAATGGATCTTGATCCAGAAAATAACTATGTTATTTTAGGTTTTGACTATTTGTTTAAGAATATTGCTTTGCAGCAAGCTAAACAGGATTTCGCTGTTTTTGTAGAAAAAAAAGGTGCGGAAAAAAAATGTGATCTAATACGTTTGTTTTTGAGTAAGAAATATTCAGATTATTTTGATTTAGATATAAAGTCTTTAGCCTATAACATTAAATCCTCTGCAATTAGCGAAGATGTTTTTATTAGCTTGCTTAAGGAGAATATTTCTTTAAAAAATATTTTGAATTTTCAATGTATTAGTGCCCGGAGAGATGTTTCTAATAAAGGGAATGAGGGTTCTCTTTCCTCGCAAACATCTGAAATTTATAGACGAATAGAATCAAGTGATGATCAAAGTAAGACTGTTGATGACTTTCAAGAGAAATTGGCTGAAACGGATTATGAGCTTACCGGGATTTATTCGAAGCTGTTTCAAGATGTAATTGAGAAGGTTCGTAAATTCGGAGGGATTGTAAGTGATGAGTCTGCCATAGAGATTGTCTCTACTTTGCAACATAGAGAGCTTTTAGCTGAAAATACTACTGTTACATATACTCATGGCGATGAGTCGTTGCCAGAGCACTATAACGGTCTTGGGTATATGAATTTGATAAGTATTATTTTTCAAATCGAAATTCTTGTAACAAAATTTAGGCGAAGCAAGAAGGAAAAGCCAGCTGATATTAATTTGCTATTTATTGAGGAGCCAGAAGCTCATACTCACCCGCAGATGCAGTACATATTTATTAAAAATATTAAGTCACTACTTGCAGAGGGCATTGTTCGTGAAGATGAGGATAATCGAAAGCTGCAGTATGTAATAAGTTCTCATTCATCTCATATTGTCTCTGAAAGTGATTTTAATGATATTAAATATTTAAAGAAAGAAACTTCTAATTCTGTGGTTGCAAGAAACTTAAGTGATTTAGAAAAGTATTACACGGAGAAAGGAGAAGAGAAACAATATCGATTTTTAAAGCAATATCTAACCCTCAATCGGGCTGAGTTATTTTTTGCAGATAAAGCAATTTTGATTGAAGGAGATACTGAAAGAATTCTACTTCCGGCAATGATGAAGAAACTTGATCAAGAAGAAAGTGAGAATGCACTACTGTCTCAAAATATTTCTATAGTTGAAGTTGGTGCTTATTCTCATATATTTGAAATTTTTATTGATTTTATAGGCATGAAAAAGTGCTTGATAATTACAGATGTTGATAGCTGTTTGATGGATCCTCAGTTTGAAGATGATGAAAAAAAGGTTCCAAAAAATAACGCAGAAGGGACACAAAAGACGGTAGTTAAAGCCTGCCCTGTGCTACATCCCGAGGCTTCTATTACATCTAATTATTCTTTACTTCATTTTCATAATGTTTTGAGAGAGGGGAGTTTAGATTATTTCAAAAAACTTCCATTGGAGGAAAAGGTTCTCAATGTAAAAGATGGCGCTAGAGTTTCTGATATTGATGGTAATATTTTGCTTGTATATCAAACAGAGAGTGATGGATATTATCCTCGAAGTTTTGAAGACGCTTTTTTTCATATAAATATGGATTTCTTGCAGGATGATAAAAATGATTTTGAGTCTCTTACAAAGAAGTGGTTTAAGGACTTTTGTTCTGGGAAGATTGATTCATATTGCCTTGCTGAAAAAGGGGTAATTAAAAAGCCCTCACTGGCAATAGAAATCCTTTTAAATAGCAATAACGATGAAGCTGAAAATCAATTTAGCAATTGGAAAATTCCTATTTACATTCGGGAAGGTTTAGAATGGCTTCGCAAGTAA